In the Uranotaenia lowii strain MFRU-FL chromosome 1, ASM2978415v1, whole genome shotgun sequence genome, TTAGGTAAAACGGGAAAGGCGTCATACACATGCAAGGATATTAACTTCAGCGCCAATCTTAAACATAGAGCTTTGTTCTTTTAGAAACGGGActctttcttttgctaatagctcgtttactagtaatcggacaatccaaattttgacagcattttgttttctgtaaaaaatactacccgacttatttttttcaaaattcaaaatttacgcatttttgaaatatttacgatgtaagaaaaaaagaaaaaaaaatacacagtttccttcaaaattcatcattatcaaattgatagttgacaaaaccgttgattattcaaagaattactgtgtgtgagtggtggaaaagtatgcaaacatgACAGTGTTTGTCCACagagttcaaatcaagcattggagcgaagcatatgatcggcaactacggctaagggtcatcagggaagttaagtctcataccagcatttttgatttccaataagcaaaaaactaagCGTAGATCGATGaaaagtccaattttttttttagataagctgaaagtgttacTTAGTAATGTGTTATTCAAaccttaagcctagtccacactaggcaacttaCATTTGCATCTCGTCTCGTCTCAAGTCTCCCAACAAATATGGGAGACCTTCAGCAACCAAgttgtaaacataaacaaatctcagcaaccgaaatcgcagtccaagttgcctagtgtggactaggctttacttCAAACAACAAtgttttgctagttccagaactcgtaagctgtatagccggtaccgaatCTATGGGACACATGATGtatgatggacgacaaaacttatgaaataccctatttcaaacaaattccagcagttgaatcctataacatgtctgctcgtggcaaggtccctagcatattaaagtatgtaattgctggttattttgtaaaaaatttgctgtttttaaaagcctaaaaaagtTATCTTGTATGTGCCcctcgcaacctacgatctatactaaccgattatactttaagttcaatctcatgatggttttaccagttttacttcgttattgtcaaattttgccagcagaaattgcatttaaaacgctcaaaaaagtggctcaaaatgaatcaaatttgttaattttgaaacaccTTTATCTATTAAATTGCCCTCAGCTTCTTTTAAAGGAGAAGTATTGGCCGGAAAAGgggcagaaattgaaggaggaggatgtagtcaccaaaaatatagaataaacgaagtataagtttgttCGGGCGGTGAACAAAATGCGGGTGGACTGTCTAAGGTTGGATTAGTGTGGGCGTCGGATGATCGGGTCGAAAAATTCTTCAGGCGGATGCAGGTcggattgattttgatttactTCTAACGTGAAGGACCGTTCCACTTTGGTTTGGACTAAATAAAACTTGTAATCAAACTTAAACAACTTCTAACTTTATAACTGAGATACAAACGAGATTTAGATGTTGATCGTATGAAACTTTGTTCTTAACTGACCGTTATTTTTTGCTCATATTACCAGTATTTTTCAACGGTATTTTATGTCGACTTCTTCCGTGAGATTGTCAGAAACGgaacaaagtttgaaaaactgatcaatatcatgactgaaaaaagtgtgagCCGGTCGATAGAAGGtaccaagaaaaaaatagagtgtcaatgtcaaaaatgaccaaaatggcaaaaatgacacaaatgaccaaaaagacaaaaatgataaaaaatacaaaatatcacaaaattgacaaaaccaaaaaaaagacaaaattgaaaaaaaaaacatattgacaaaattgccaaaatttgaaaaattgaaaaaattaacaaaattgacaaaattcacttacttgacaaaattgaagaagttgtcaaaattgacagagtagtcaaaattgacaaaatttaaaaaaaaaatcatcaaattgaacaaattgacaaaattgatcaaatagctattatttatttttatttacattgcataccgtctcacgacataacttgacgaacataattcctaaaattcactccgtccatggcaaccgttctccaatttctcgggcaacccacgttcgccagatcacgctccacttggtttaaccacctcgctcgttgcgcccccgctcgtcttgttcctaccagattcgtagcgaacacctgttttgcaggacagtcgtccggcattaaTTCTCGCAACATggcccgcccagcgtatccggccagctttcaccacctcctgcccaagcaaccaaaagtcacgtTCTTACTtgaagatggaactccgaagttcacatttggctgaaaaaatgttttacgggagcttcaggtgactcttgtcgcgtagaagttactcaggaacttccatcgccctttgaaaggttaaactatcgataagggaacttctaagcgcttttaatggaacttctttcaagaaggtcgataacgttcgcgtaatattccaaaacgcaccattaagatacttgaaggtgttttaaaagacctatatgggaaatctaaacgacatgtcaaaaatgtttttcaagaaggtcgatgaCGTTCGCGTAatattctaaagcgcaccattaagatacttgaaggtgttttaaagaatctatatgggaattctaggcgacatgtcaaaaatgtttttcaagaaggtcgataacgttcgcgtaatattctaaagcgcaccattatgatacttgaaggtgttttaaagaacctatatgggaattttaagcgacatgtcaaaaatgtttttcaagaaggtcgataacgttcgcgtaacattctaaagcgcaccattaagatacttgaaggtgttttaaagaacctatatgggaattataagcgacatgtcaaaaatgtctgtcgatttcttgtcatggtatttgttttgtttatatctgtactgattttttcgaattttcttataaatgttcagatattcgaattaatttttgatgatgcgaatttttgttatgatttatattgtgtactgaaagtcctttgaacgaaataaggtacaatctattgaccaacccactcaatcatctcaaatgacattaagtttaaatactaataattacagtggcaattaactattgctggattggtcgagaggctggtgagtttcattgcaaccgagagagcagcggttcaattctcataggcgtaagcagcttttgtaatcaaaacaataaaattaaaatcaatgagatagaccatgatagaccggcaacctagcaatctgacaactgaatgtcagagcaatctgtcaatcggattttttttttcggcgcgtagaagtttcttgacactctcttagaagctgaatagcgttctctacagccacctaaacgaacttgaaagtagctttaagaactttaattttgggctgattagcattcccttcagacacaaacgagagctgattaagcttctatggaacctttttaagggaattctggttgcttgggtggatactgggttcgccgtagagtcgcgcgagctcgtggttcatccttcgcctccacactccgttctcctgtacgccgccaaagatggttcttaacactcgtcgctcaaataccccgagtgtacgcaggtcctcctcgagcaatatccatgtctcgtgcccgtagagaacaaccggtgagcgtcatatataggttacacttcgtgcgagggctaagtcttctcgaccgcagttgcttgtggagtccatagtaggcacgacttccgctgataattagcctccggattttttttttatcaaatagctaaaattaccaaaatttcaaTATAGACAAAATTGCTAAGTTGTCATAATTGACAgaattggcaaaatttacaacacaactGGAAGACGAACGGagtcgaaattttaatttacaattacaatacaaatcgagcaaatcgaaaaaaatgttaaaaattacaaaacttacgaaacatattgacaaaattgataaaacggaaaaaatgtaaaagattaccatttttcccaaattgacaaaattgaatacacaaaatggttaaaattgacaaaatagacgaaatttacaaaaatcacaaattgacCAAGTTgtacaaactgacaaaattgtaaaaattgacaaaattaccaaaattgttaaaattgacagaatCTTGAAAAATTGACGATGTTGCGTGCTATTTTGCAATACTGTTTAAAGTATATAGAAACCATAATCACAGTGATCAAGATACTTGTCAGAATAGGCTCCACTGCTTAGTAGAACAGGAAATAAAAATGTCATTCTAAAAGATATTTAATcataaaaatgttacaaatttctttaaatcaGCACATTCAATTTATTGTTCTAGTATATATTCGGCTAAactaacaatcaaaataaaaaaaacaattgttacGAAATAGTGACTAGGGGATttaatatgtttcaaatttgttaacctaatttaaaactaatccaaatgaaaaataattacagTTTTGAGCTCTCCAACGTACGATTGCTTCAAATAACTCCAAAAGTTCACGTAACAacagacaaaaattaaaaaaatgacaaagttgacaaaaatagcaaaaatgccAATATTTAAAACGttataaaaatgccaaaaatgacaaaattcactaaaatgacaaaaattatgaaaataaacgaaaatgataaaaatggcagaaaccacaaaaataacaaaataaacgaaatcaataaattgactatattgaaaaaaaaatacaaaatagataaaatcgaaaaaaatgaaaaaaaagtcgaagtaacaaatttgacaaaatgccaaaaacgacatatttgacaaaattgataaaatcgacaaaattgataaaattgacaaaattaacgaaattgcggaactgacaaatttgacgaaatcaaaagaaaaaaatacaaaattgaaaaaagacaaatttgtCGAAATGGACAAAATAGCAATATAGACAgaattgtttatttgaaataattgacagaGTCCAAGTTGATCGAATtgtctaaatttacaaaattgacgaagTTGACGAACTAAACTAAAgcgaaataattgacaaaatttacaattttgataaactttacgaaatcgaaaaaatgattaaattgacaaaattgataaaacatatAGACgaaattgatgaaacagaaaaatctgtcaaaatagACCCTTTTGGccaattgaacaaaattgaattttgtacaTTCTAACtaaattgaatatgaaaaattgacaaaatttgcaaaacatattgacaaaaatgctGAAACTGAAACTaggcaaattgacaaaactgtcaaaattgacaaaatatcaaaatgactaaattatcaaaaatgttaaaattgagacaattacaaaattgacaaaaaagacaaaaattataaaaataacaaaatgggtaaattgacaaaattgaaaaatgacattttgataaatttgacaaagttgccaaaaaaaattacaaagttgacataattgacagaattgaaaaattgacaatattgacaacattgcaaaatgaacaaaattgacacaatcgaaaaaaaatgcacaaaactgaaaaaatttacaaaattgaaaaaattccataatgacaaatttgacgaaaatgccaaaatttacttttttttattttgcgttaaatgtatccaaatataatttacaggctgtaagaaatgCTACTATCCACtatcaagtgtattaaatcggggtTTTTTAGTTTGGGCTTATGAGCTTTCGGCTGACCCggaaagaaaaaatagatagggggacagaagaggaaaatttacatgagaATAGAatagcggcaacagagcccTAGAGTTGAAGGAAGCGTtgatagtgctcgacggactgggACAATTGGGCCTTATCCATCCTTACCTACCATCTGCATTGCAACCTAGGGTACTAAAGTTAAAAAGGATCCGATTCTTAAAACCAACCATATGAGcaccaacatgtgaaaagggtataaaaggcaaagaaaacaaaacccgttttcagtggattcaaaTAGCCCAATATGAGCTCTACGGCTCTatacttaacacaaaaaccgACTTGGAAGATTCctcgtgaattttaattagcgaaataaaaaagattgcaaaattttcaaacgcgtttttctcgaacgtcataaatgaacatagaccctttttaCGTGTTGGTGCTGAATATGTAAGGAGAAAACAAAGCCCAATTCAAATAAGGCTCCATCCAACGTTTTCATCTCGTGAACAGCAAAATCAAATTCTctttgacaaaaattatttgagTCATACAAAGCGTAAAGTTCCATTTTGCAAGGTTGTTTAAAGTAATTGCAACCacaatttaaaactgaatagAATATATTTACATTAGTTTGTCTCATTCGTGTCGATTAAGTAAAGTACACAACAAAACGATCATTAATCTATTCCTTGCAATCGCCTATGCCGTCTGCGTTGATGGCATACATGGCCTCACTTTCGGGAAGGCAAGGCGAgtcataaattttgcaaatccGAGTTTCTCCTCGTCCTTTGCGTAGATATAGTCGAGTCGTCGATGCGTGGGCAAGAATGTGTCCACCGATGGGTTTCTTGGGGTCCGGCGTAAACATGGCCGCGGCATCTACCTGTGCTACGACCTGGTTCGTAATTATAACCGCAACCCCGAATTCGTCTGCCAGTCTTAACAGCATTCGCATGAATTTACCTAAATTGACCTGCCGAGCGTTTAGCTCACCCCGGCCACTGTAATCCGTTCGAAATAGGGCAGTTGCGCTGTCTACGATTAATAGTGCGTAGCGGGATTCAGCCATCATGGCTGAGGCGGTCACCAGCAGCTGCATCTGATGATCCGAATTGTAGGCACGTGCGTAGGCAACATTGTCCAGGACATCCGATCCGACCAGTTTGTAGCGTTCGGCAACCGCGAGCAATCTTTCTGGCCGAAATGTACCCTCAGTGTCAATGTATAAACATTTACCTTCGCCACCGTTCTGACTCACCGGCAGTTGGCACGTTACCGCAAGTGTGTGGCATAGCTGGGTTTTACCTGGTTGgagaataaaaaaggaaaaaaagatcACTTATAGGttcttattctgcgccgcgcgtgacgtgaagATAGTCCAGTCACTCTATgccagtagtcgctttaggtgaggtCATGTTTATATTGATCAAAGCTTCTTTCCTCTCATGTGGAATGGAAGGAGATTCTATTTTTGCCATTCTTTTGAATAGGTCAGATAAAGAAGATAATGttataaaattcatcaaattatgTAAACTTACGGATAAGCTATGAAATGTAAACTTAAACTGTTTGGACATGAAAGCCATACTAAtggtaaaatgtctttaatcCTAATAGCAATAATAAAGCTTCATTGAATGAGTTAAAGTTAATAAGGCTTTTTTTAAGTTCCTTTTTTTCGTACATATTTCTGCCCCTTTCATTTTCTATATCTTTGCTTTGaaattggtattattttaacGACCAAACCAATCAAATTTGATAACAAAACTCTGAGATCGCGGAAATATAGCAGTTTCTAAATTGTAGAGACAAACATCTCAACTTTTATATTGACATACCCGTTCTGAACTCTCCGAAAAGCTCGGTGATGCTGCCAGTTTCGATACCTCCACCCAACAGTTTGTCCAGCTCCTTGGAACCCGTGGTAAGCTGTATAATTTCCGACCGCTTCTGGTGATACTCGGTGGCTGTCGTGAATCCCATCGGAACAAGTTTGGTAGCCTCGATTAGGATTTTGTCGGCCTTGGCTTCCGAAATGCCCTTGATGGCTAGCAGTTGTTTCTTGGGTGCGAAAGCAACCGCTTCGACTGTGTGAAAACCGGCTTCTGCCAGCTTCTTCAAATCCCCGGATGTTATGCCATTTACCTGAAGAATGCGTAAGttgcagatttaaaaaaaatagtagtgTACCCTGTGTGTACCTACCTCAAGTTTGTTGATCAACAAGGGTCCGTAATCGTCTTCCTCCTGCTCGGCGGTAACGGCAGTGGAAATCGATTTCTCTTTCTGCGCTGCCATGTTTGAGCAGCAATTTTATTTGGTAGCGAAAGAAATAATTCAATGCActgtttattcaaaaataacacaactttttttaaggAATACGTTTGAATCTTTAAATTCAGTTGCAGCGATCGTGTTATGTCGCGATTCAATTTACGCGCGATGTCAAACAATCATACATGAACTGATCTAGATCAGACTATTTGTCGTTGCGAGCCGTTGCTAGTCTTCGATAGATGGGGTTGTTCGGACCGCTGTGAAGTTAGGTACAACGGCGAAACATTTCAAAAGCCCTGAAATAATTCCATAAAATCGAGCAGTGCTGCCAAATTgtatgaaatgtaaacaaaaagtaAAGCAATTCAAATAACAGATAAATGCGATGTACAGAATTTGCAATATTCTATGTATTAAATTAACTGGGCCACCTAGTAAAAGTGGCACTATAccggtcagaggcgagttatagggtttcaaagttcagtatgcagattttttgttgaaaataaaaaaaaatgcaatttcaatgtttgaaaaatgttgttcaaaaacctcgatataaactcgtagccactatatcaggagtgttctagagactgtcccgaacaacccagtataggtggcactaccagaactagggtcagaggcgagttatagggtttcaaagttcagtatgcagattttttgttgaaaataaaaaaaaaatgcaatttcaatgtttgaaaaaagttgttcaaaaacctcgatataaactcgtagtcactatatcaggagtgttctagagactgtcccgaacaacccagtataggtggcactaccagaactagggtcagaggcgagttatagggtttcaaagttcagtatgcagatttttcgttgaaaataaaaaaaaatgcaatttcaatgtttgaaaaatgttgttcaaaaacctcgatataaactcgtagccactatatcaggagtgttctagagactgtcccgaacaacccagtataggtggcactaccagaactagggtcagaggcgagttatagggtttcaaagttcagtatgcagattttttgttgaaaataaaaaaaaatgcaatttcaatgtttgaaaaatgttgttcaaaaacctcgatataaactcgtagccactatatcaggagtgttctagagactgtcccgaacaacccagtataggtggcactaccagaactagggtcagaggcgagttatagtgtttcaaagttcagtatgcagattttttgttgaaaataaaaaaaaatgcaatttcaatgtttgaaaaatgttgttcaaaaacctcgatataaactcgtagccactatatcaggagtgttctagagactgtcccgaacaacccagtataggtggcactaccagaactagggtcggaggcgagttatagggtttcaaagttcagtatgcagatttttcgttgaaaataaaaaaaaatgcaatttcaatgtttgaaaaatgttgttcaaaaacctcgatataaactcgtagccactatatcaggagtgttctagagactgacccgaacaacccagtataggtggcactaccagaactagggtcagaggcgagttatagggtttgaaagttcagtatgcagattttttgttgaaaataaaaaaaaatgcaatttcaatgtttgaaaaatgttgttcaaaaacctcgatataaactcgtagccactatatcaggagtgttctagagactgtctcgaacaacccagtataggtggcactaccagaactagggtcagaggcgagttatagggtttcaaagttcagtatgcagatttttcgttgaaaataaaaaaaaatgcaatttcaatgtttgaaaaatgttgttcaaaaacctcgatataaactcgtagccactatatcaggagtgttctagagactgtcccgaacaacccagtataggtggcactaccagaactagggtcagaggcgagttatagggtttcaaagttcagtatgtagattttttgttgaaaataaaaaaaaaatgcaatttcaatgtttgaaaaatgttgttcaaaaacctcgatataaactcgtagccactatatcaggagtgttctagagactgtcccgaacaacccagtataggtggcactaccagaactagggtcagaggcgagttatagggtttcaaagttcagtatgcagattttttgttgaaaaaaaaaaaaaaaaatgcaatttcaatgtttgaaaaaagttgttcaaaaacctcgatataaactcgtagccactatatcaggagtgttctagagactgtcccgaacaactcagtataggtggcactaccagaactagggtcagaggcgagttatagggtttcaaagttcagtatgcagattttttgttgaaaataaaaaaaaatgcaatttcaatgtttgaaaaatgttgttcaaaaacctcgatataaactcgtagccactatatcagaagTGTTCtcgagactgtcccgaacaacccagtataggtggcactaccagaactagggtcagaggcgagttatagggtgttaaagttcagtatgcagattttttgttgaaaatttaaaaaaatgcaatttcaatgtttgaaaaatgttgttcaaaaacctcgatataaactcgtagccactatatcaggagtgttctagagactgtcccgaacaacccagtataggtggcactaccagaactagggtcagaggcgagttatagggtttcaaagttcagtatgcagatttttcgttgaaaataaaaaaaatgcaatttcaatgtttgaaaaatgttgttcaaaaacctcgatataaactcgtagccactatatcaggagtgttctagagactgtcccgaacaacccagtataggtggcactaccagaactagggtcagaggcgagttatagggtttcaaagttcagtatgcagattttttgttgaaaataaaaaaaaatgcaatttcaatgtttgaaaaaagttgttcaaaaacctcgatataaactcgtagccactatatcaggagtgttctagagactgtctcgaacaacccagtataggtggcactaccaaaactagggtcagaggcgagttatagggt is a window encoding:
- the LOC129739824 gene encoding DNA repair protein RAD51 homolog A, encoding MAAQKEKSISTAVTAEQEEDDYGPLLINKLEVNGITSGDLKKLAEAGFHTVEAVAFAPKKQLLAIKGISEAKADKILIEATKLVPMGFTTATEYHQKRSEIIQLTTGSKELDKLLGGGIETGSITELFGEFRTGKTQLCHTLAVTCQLPVSQNGGEGKCLYIDTEGTFRPERLLAVAERYKLVGSDVLDNVAYARAYNSDHQMQLLVTASAMMAESRYALLIVDSATALFRTDYSGRGELNARQVNLGKFMRMLLRLADEFGVAVIITNQVVAQVDAAAMFTPDPKKPIGGHILAHASTTRLYLRKGRGETRICKIYDSPCLPESEAMYAINADGIGDCKE